A single window of Cherax quadricarinatus isolate ZL_2023a chromosome 10, ASM3850222v1, whole genome shotgun sequence DNA harbors:
- the LOC128687843 gene encoding uncharacterized protein — MNGAVTSPPTDFPVEVTSDGVLGWMTQTALRVGVAGVVGVDVVGVEEDLLLQQQQQQEEGSEQHPHTQLERRNSSEHNEGHEQQHWNRLGMLLLVSTLAALGTLGNIFAIAAVMTEDHLRKKGNVLVVNVMLAGLVVSAGVLPSWVVALLAGWARPTPVCCASWLLTTLAAHAALLTLPSLAWENSARVAGRSVGVAVLAVMVGVSWAAACVITVTQWVTGLAPMHCAARMPPPRPSTHTAFTSGVGVALVAVPLVTALSIHLHTLLAGRGGARRPVPPTMKPPQALTRDLALTGTNLVVTAAAGGCWVAGLAGDWWAEDPLRTGVAWLPIVAATASSFIYAAHKPFREAYVQLFHYCCCKTSVSLSRRGRSGEAAAAAAAAAAAAARPASDVRVHIIPGYNMYTTASARDHRPPIHAHVKTPRSKESRRPKHHHKKDVYEL; from the exons ATGAACGGGGCGGTCACCTCTCCGCCCACTGACTTCCCTGTGGAGGTGACTAGTGACGGGGTGCTGGGCTGGATGACCCAGACGGCGCTGCGCGTGGGCGTGGCGGGCGTGGTGGGCGTGGACGTAGTGGGCGTGGAGGAGGACCTgctcctgcagcagcagcaacagcaggaggaggGCAGCGAGCAGCACCCCCACACGCAGTTGGAGCGACGCAACAGCAGCGAACATAACGAAGGTCATGAACAACAGCACTGGAATCGCCTGGGCATGTTGCTACTGGTGTCTACCCTGGCGGCGCTGGGCACCCTGGGTAACATCTTCGCCATCGCTGCCGTCATGACTGAGGACCACCTCAGGAAGAAAG GGAACGTGCTGGTGGTTAACGTGATGCTGgctgggctggtggtgagtgcgGGCGTTCTTCCGTCATGGGTGGTGGCGCTGTTGGCAGGATGGGCGCGACCCACGCCCGTGTGCTGCGCCTCGTGGCTCCTCACCACCCTGGCCGCCCACGCCGCCCTCCTCACTCTGCCCTCCCTGGCCTGGGAGAACTCTGCGAGGGTGGCAGGCCGCAGCGTGGGCGTTGCTGTCCTGGCCGTCATGGTGGGCGTGTCGTGGGCGGCCGCCTGCGTCATTACCGTCACTCAGTGGGTGACGGGGCTGGCGCCTATGCACTGCGCCGCCCGCATGCCCCCTCCACGACCGTCTACCCACACGGCCTTCACGTCGGGCGTGGGGGTGGCTTTGGTGGCGGTGCCGCTGGTCACCGCCCTCAGCATTCACCTTCACACTCTCCTGGCAGGGCGGGGCGGCGCTAGACGCCCCGTGCCGCCCACCATGAAGCCCCCACAGGCCCTGACGCGGGACCTGGCTCTCACTGGCACCAACCTGGTGGTGACAGCCGCCGCGGGCGGGTGCTGGGTGGCAGGCCTAGCAGGGGACTGGTGGGCTGAGGATCCCCTCAGAACTGGCGTGGCCTGGCTTCCCATCGTCGCAGCCACAGCCTCCAGCTTCATATATGCCGCCCATAAGCCCTTCCGTGAGGCCTACGTGCAGCTgtttcactactgctgttgcaaaacctctgtctctctctcccgccGTGGCCGCAGCGGcgaagcggcagcggcagcggcggcggctgcCGCAGCAGCGGCGCGCCCAGCCAGTGATGTACGGGTACATATAATTCCAGGATACAACATGTACACCACAGCCTCTGCCAGGGACCACCGCCCACCCATACACGCCCACGTCAAGACTCCCAGAAGCAAGGAATCAAGGCGTCCCAAGCACCATCACAAGAAGGACGTCTATGAACTGTAG